A region from the Vulpes lagopus strain Blue_001 chromosome 5, ASM1834538v1, whole genome shotgun sequence genome encodes:
- the RAD51AP2 gene encoding LOW QUALITY PROTEIN: RAD51-associated protein 2 (The sequence of the model RefSeq protein was modified relative to this genomic sequence to represent the inferred CDS: substituted 1 base at 1 genomic stop codon), which produces MSLSRCAARGAPLGEAVSPVAPPGDPDDAPPPSRKRPRLEGPGSASEVEWRLPSAPRLSEAEKVRPSPPGAFRAPLVSAAVLLGRPTDARAGSPVSGAHVCNLPRCQGGECEMSSRVRPLPSASPDRGVGAPGGREAAGVRGPEAQGGPPPSAAAAAARRVPGGAENAAGGQFSVRGRGGVQEGRGYVKQAENLFLGITFCREIKSACPDTKSRRRADTVTPANRKENNVSASTLHGSKSPNQPSMEIARPSYFRDRSTISIPEFPTDLNSKMSSVYLKGIAKKENDKNEAYVRDFTNIYWSQNRPDVKKQKLQDGKNIADAEGENIFSACYESNHQSLSNQNICVRKEDLISFNYYNHSSVKSDVTGSEKSITRILGNANSKEAETCLDIDMFTRLEKSQSRDYDVKHILEKREGCLIIETYKTQSENVKKTGEKSNFLQLLEIDLLSKEGYHHAEAINTHEKQLKPLMIGTLGSQNALMIFFGSKGEGENNNMVELRYYTAQEGSHLGNIFESLIMAIFYLRENISGNRKGDNILTWYEIFKDKKQISLQNLITKIMNVNRKNMLSIHLQTSVSKPLNSILKTNIASLLNSFDSLKRIENGSKLEEKCIAKSIMPLHYSKNILEENHTVNLGRISTFSRQLGDMKPILEKRKLFKSDQIFEECKKKTINSFSLTTKNKPFPTFETYKKIPLSMDFDDGDEISLTKEIYETMNCPEHFTNDENWAHRSPNTVETLKSSSIFKRNSHRYTNEKFYKINMYNQNLDIERKLERNKISNFNFKCLFEDFFNTRQQAIPTNHNVKHSEQTNPRSVIELLNFGSLQSETKEKKHDSILKAEANETAQSLTNSVEVNKDTKVEKEEKNNFYSMDGTFSVQPVSLMSKKVNAEETKYVHQNNEADRNEDEGVLQESELANSKHFHPKNDSSECVIHQFETDLSLGNNECFQDLNAECLSTEALTIANDFEMKSKFDLVLAELHMFHEISQESKNLSAVGTHNGQEIYFRENNDIKEVKVEIKKDLPTVTVNKICESSLLCDSITCPNTPKRHQSSFKWERAPDHGEQEVPNEYSRPRTLDEELLYPISKEDCEKPSPKRSAFFSDELEEKFNYLLKGGSNFSHGISRVLPLKTCSRPIRIGLSRKAKLKQLHPYLKXMFENLKEDTGL; this is translated from the exons ATGTCGCTGTCGCGCTGCGCGGCGCGGGGCGCCCCGCTCGGGGAGGCTGTTTCCCCGGTAGCGCCTCCCGGGGACCCTGATGATGCCCCACCCCCCAGTAGGAAGCGGCCCCGTCTAGAGGGGCCGGGCAGTGCCTCTGAGGTGGAGTGGAGGCTCCCTTCGGCACCTCGCTTGTCTGAGGCGGAAAAAGTGCGGCCGTCGCCGCCCGGAGCCTTCAGGGCGCCCCTTGTCTCAGCTGCCGTGCTCCTGGGTCGCCCCACGGACGCGCGTGCGGGGAGCCCAGTCAGTGGGGCGCACGTGTGTAACCTGCCGCGGTGCCAGGGCGGCGAGTGTGAGATGAGCAGCCGCGTGCGGCCTCTGCCCTCAGCAAGTCCAGACCGGGGCGTGGGGGCTCCCGGAGGCCGCGAGGCTGCCGGGGTGCGCGGCCCCGAGGCCCAGGGCGGGCCGCCTccgtccgccgccgccgccgccgcgcgccgtGTCCCTGGAGGCGCGGAGAACGCGGCTGGAGGACAGTTCTCAGTCCGAGGGCGAGGCGGGGTCCAGGAAGGCCGCGGTTATGTAAAACAGGCAGAAAACCTATTCTTGGGTATCACCTTCTGCAGGGAAATCAAGTCAGCGTGTCCTGACACGAAGAGCAGGCGTAGAGCCGACACTGTTACGCCagcaaataggaaagaaaataacgTTTCGGCGTCTACGTTACATGGATCGAAATCTCCAAACCAGCCCAGCATGGAAATTGCCAGACCCAGCTATTTTAGAGATCGCAGCACAATAAGTATCCCTGAGTTTCCAACGGATTTAAATAGCAAAATGTCCTCTGTCTATTTAAAGGGAATtgcaaagaaagagaatgacaaaAACGAGGCATATGTTAGGGatttcacaaacatttactgGTCCCAAAATAGACCTGATGTTAAGAAGCAAAAGTTACAGGATGGTAAAAACATTGCGGATGCcgagggagaaaatattttttctgcatgcTATGAAAGTAACCACCAGTCACTCAGCAACCAAAATATTTGTGTGAGAAAAGAAGACTTGATCAGTTTCAACTACTATAACCACAGTAGCGTCAAATCTGATGTAACAGGCTCCGAAAAGAGTATCACTAGGATACTAGGGAATGCAAACTcgaaagaagcagaaacatgcTTGGACATTGACATGTTTACCAGATTAGAGAAATCTCAGAGCCGGGACTATGACGTTAAACACATTTTGGAAAAGAGGGAAGGTTGTCTGATTATAGAAACTTACAAGACTCAaagtgaaaatgttaaaaaaactggagaaaaatcgAATTTTCTACAATTATTAGAAATAGATCTTTTAAGCAAAGAAGGTTATCACCACGCAGAAGCCATAAATACACATGAAAAACAATTAAAGCCTCTCATGATTGGAACACTTGGTAGCCAAAatgctttaatgatttttttcggGTCAAAGGgtgaaggagaaaataataatatggtaGAGTTAAGATATTATACGGCACAAGAAGGCTCTCATTTAGGCAATATTTTTGAGAGTCTCATTATGGCAATTTTTTATTTGCgtgaaaatatttcaggaaatcgAAAAGGTGACAATATTTTAACCTGGTATGAAATTTTCAAAGATAAGAAACAAATTAGTCTTCAAAATCTAATAACTAAGATTATGAATGTCAATAGAAAGAATATGTTAAGCATACATTTGCAAACCAGTGTCTCAAAACCTCTAAATAGTATATTGAAAACCAACATAGCTTCTTTGCTTAATAGCTTtgactctttaaaaagaattgaaaatggttCTAAATTAGAGGAGAAATGCATTGCCAAGTCGATAATGCCTTTgcattattcaaaaaatattctagAGGAAAATCATACTGTAAATCTAGGAAGGATTTCAACTTTTTCAAGACAATTAGGAGATATGAAAcctatattagaaaaaagaaagttatttaaaagtgatcaaatttttgaagaatgtaagaaaaaaaccataaattcTTTCAGTCTGACAACTAAAAACAAACCTTTTCCAACTTttgaaacatacaaaaaaattccTCTTTCAATGGATTTTGATGACGGGGATGAAATTTCTTTGACAAAAGAAATTTATGAGACTATGAATTGTCCTGAACATTTCACAAATGATGAAAATTGGGCTCACCGTAGTCCTAATACTGTTGAAACACTTAAGTCTAGTTCTATATTTAAACGGAACAGCCACAGATATactaatgaaaaattttataaaataaatatgtacaatcAAAACTTAGATATTGAAAGAAAACTGGAGCGTAATAAGATAAGTAACTTTAATTTTAAGTGCCTATTTGAAGATTTCTTCAACACTAGGCAACAGGCCATACCAACAAACCACAACGTAAAACATAGTGAACAAACCAATCCTAGGAGTGTAATTGAATTGCTAAATTTTGGGAGCTTGCAAagtgaaaccaaagaaaaaaaacatgactcAATTTTGAAGGCAGAAGCAAATGAAACGGCACAAAGTTTAACAAACAGTGTTGAAGTTAACAAAGACACTAAggtagaaaaggaagagaaaaataatttttactcaaTGGATGGCACGTTTTCTGTGCAACCAGTTTCACTAATGAGTAAAAAGGTGAATGCGGAAGAAACTAAATATGTTCATCAAAATAATGAAGCTGATAGAAATGAAGATGAGGGTGTTTTGCAAGAAAGTGAGTTAGCTAATTCAAAGCACTTTCATCCAAAGAATGACTCTTCAGAATGTGTTATTCATCAATTTGAAACTGATTTGAGTCTAGGGAACAATGAATGTTTTCAGGACTTAAATGCTGAGTGTTTATCAACAGAAGCTCTGACAATAGCAAACGATTTTGAGATGAAGAGTAAATTTGATTTAGTACTTGCAGAACTTCATATGTTTCATGAAATCAGTCAGGAAAGCAAAAATCTAAGCGCTGTAGGAACACACAATGGGCAAgagatttactttagagaaaataACGATATTAAGGAGGTAAAAGTGGAGATAAAAAAAGATTTGCCAACGGTTACAGTCAACAAAATATGTGAGTCTTCTTTGCTCTGTGATAGTATAACATGTCCTAATACTCCTAAGAGACACCAAAGTTCATTTAAATGGGAAAGAGCACCGGATCATGGAGAACAGGAAGTTCCGAATGAATACAGCCGTCCAAGAACATTGGACGAAGAATTGCTTTATCCCATTTCCAAGGAAG actgcGAGAAACCTTCACCTAAAAGGTCTGCTTTTTTCTCCGATGAACTTGaggaaaaatttaattatttgctGAAGGGAG